The Danio rerio strain Tuebingen ecotype United States chromosome 10, GRCz12tu, whole genome shotgun sequence genome contains a region encoding:
- the LOC137496567 gene encoding uncharacterized protein: MAECALCFNVYSRLAPHLTAVHKVANSDEKRLLLALAAGRVDTRKRPCPVPGCRRTPARLDRHLRQHAELSTSGRKEAMGRAKRRKVARELQWLRSTQPAIPVVSQLASSSEGERDSEDPEAGRPCADRGCRRATERIQAQLTDLGKQVTKMRSTLLQITRLYRELRKGEGGRRRRKRARRTRSPPAPPPPGRGAAGCPTPPEPPEALEPTVYPFPDHVPALNLLLGEFEGYQLGSEPTPRLRNNVTSKLGRIKAFLGYMARGTAEPGDFLFLNQPARIRAWAARLGQTCMAEPTRQHYLKNVAQFLDYLSETPPAACQLSSTALVLIRREVRALIRGIRRRVVVHEVRTKQAKESRLIPKASLVRCHRTAGRKIPALLDSLESNPSTRQQWRFYGFLTGYLTSISGHRCGVFQNLTIQEVEEASRSPDESAYVINITTHKTNRAFGAAQLSLNREEYSWFRRFLALRAGLPGGSQATYFFFTSRASPCRTLNKYFQSAWLSMGLPGKPTFTDVRTAIATHAKNAHSSEDRRKVAQFMCHDTSTSDKFYALHLGPLQARERRRLFERALVEEEEEEEEDGEAAGTESPPRKGRKRTETSVSPLEGTSRRTLPWRPARGKSQGARPLEQTEDSESS, encoded by the exons ATGGCTGAATGTGCCCTATGCTTCAACGTCTACAGCCGGCTTGCGCCTCACCTGACGGCCGTTCACAAGGTGGCCAACTCGGACGAGAAGCGGCTGCTTCTCGCGCTGGCCGCCGGCCGCGTGGACACGCGAAAGCGACCGTGCCCGGTCCCGGGATGTCGCCGGACGCCAGCCCGCCTAGACAGGCACTTGAGGCAGCACGCGGAGCTCTCGACCTCGGGAAGGAAAGAGGCTATGGGTAGGGCGAAACGCCGGAAAGTAGCTCGGGAGTTGCAGTGGCTGCGGTCCACCCAGCCTGCAATCCCTGTCGTGTCCCAGCTAGCATCGTCCTCCGAGGGGGAGCGGGACTCGGAGGACCCAGAGGCCGGCCGCCCGTGCGCCGACCGCGGCTGCAGGCGCGCCACCGAGCGCATACAGGCTCAGCTCACGGACCTGGGGAAACAGGTTACCAAGATGCGGTCCACCCTGCTCCAAATCACACGCCTCTACCGGGAGCTAAGGAAGGGAGAAggggggagaaggaggaggaagagggccAGGAGAACCAGGTCGCCTCCTGCACCACCGCCTCCCGGGCGAGGGGCGGCCGGATGTCCGACGCCCCCCGAGCCTCCGGAGGCTTTGGAGCCCACTGTCTACCCGTTCCCGGACCACGTCCCCGCGCTGA ACCTTCTCTTGGGGGAGTTCGAAGGGTACCAACTGGGCAGCGAGCCCACCCCCCGCCTGCGGAACAACGTCACTTCGAAGCTGGGGAGAATCAAAGCCTTCCTTGGTTACATGGCCAGGGGCACCGCGGAGCCAGGGGACTTCCTCTTCCTCAACCAACCAGCCCGAATCCGAGCGTGGGCCGCCCGGCTAGGTCAGACGTGCATGGCCGAGCCCACCAGGCAGCACTACCTGAAGAACGTGGCTCAGTTCCTAGACTACCTCTCGGAGACGCCGCCGGCCGCCTGTCAGCTCTCCAGCACGGCTCTGGTTCTGATTCGAAGGGAGGTCAGAGCCCTCATCCGCGGCATACGCCGGCGTGTCGTCGTGCACGAGGTAAGGACCAAGCAGGCGAAGGAAAGCCGACTGATCCCCAAGGCCAGCCTGGTGCGCTGTCACCGGACCGCTGGGAGGAAAATTCCCGCCCTGCTAG ATAGCCTCGAATCCAACCCAAGCACTAGGCAACAGTGGCGCTTCTATGGCTTTCTGACTGGCTACCTAACCTCCATCTCTGGGCACCGCTGTGGAGTCTTCCAGAATCTCACAATCCAGGAGGTTGAAGAGGCCTCCAGAAGCCCCGACGAGTCTGCTTATGTCATTAAC ATTACcactcacaaaacaaacagagcCTTTGGGGCGGCTCAGCTGTCCCTAAACAGGGAGGAATACAGCTGGTTCCGCAGGTTTTTGGCGCTACGGGCTGGTCTCCCCGGAGGGAGCCAGGCTAcctatttctttttcacttccaGAGCCAGTCCTTGTCGGACCCTGAACAAGTACTTTCAGTCTGCTTGGCTCAGTATGGGCCTTCCAGGCAAACCCACCTTTACTGACGTACGCACTGCGATCGCGACTCAT GCAAAGAATGCACACTCTTCAGaggatcgccgcaaggtggcgcaattcatgtgccatgacacttcaacctcagataagttctacgcacttcacctcggacctctccaagcacgcgagcgccgcagactctttgaaagggccctggtggaggaggaggaggaggaggaggaggatggggaggcagcgggcactgaaagccccccgcggaaagggcgcaagaggacagagacttccgtctctcccctg gagggaaccagcaggaggacgctgccatggcgccctgccagggggaaaagccagggcgctcgcccgctcgaacaaacagaagactctgaatcgtcctga